Genomic DNA from Anoplopoma fimbria isolate UVic2021 breed Golden Eagle Sablefish chromosome 22, Afim_UVic_2022, whole genome shotgun sequence:
GTAATCAGCATAGCATCCGATCAATTAAGGGGTAATTCATTCTTGATTTTTACTTGATGACAAAGATGTTGTTTCACCCACCTGCCAAGAAGCTCTTTCACAAACTGGTCTTTGCCAATAAAGGCTGTTGTACACTGGATCTGACTGGCAATCTGACCCATCTGATTGTTGCAGTGGTCCATGATGGAGCTCAGCTTGTTGTTCATCTCTGACAGATTCTGCACCTCCTGACTGTCCCTCTGCTGGTTatcatttttcttcttatccTTCTTCTTGTCAGACTTCATCTGTTTGCCTCCAAGCACCGACCCGATCTTTgactctttcttctcctcttttccctTAGGAGGGTCGGCTTTCTTACCACTCAGAGCTGGAAGTTTGCTCTTACGGAGTCCGAACCAGTTTGCCAGAGAGGGGCCCGTTTTTTGTTTGGTCTCAGTGGCAGCTACTTTCTCCTGTTCTTGAAATTTCTGCAAATTCTCTTCGATTCCCATCATGACTTTCTCTTCAATAGTGCAGACTGTTGGGCTGATTTTTTGCTCCTCCGTATCCGAAGAGTCTGCCTGGGTTTTGACTTCCCTGCTAAAGTCTGGCTCGTTAGTGGTGGTTTCTAAGCCTCCTGTCTCTTGCGCTGGATTTTCTGAGCGATAGACacaagaggagggaggatgaaaCTGTGGATGAGAGGCAACTTTTGCTGGCTTACGAATATTGTTCAAGCCAATCCTATCACTGATGGGTAAACTGCGGGCCTCTTTTTGAGGTGAGGTGATTGCCTCCCCTTTTAGATCTTTGGAGCCTGATTTAGAAGTTCTCTCAAGGAGGCCGTTGTGACTATTTGACCCCGTCATGCCTCCATAGTGGCTTAGCCTAGACCTGGGGGAATGGATCGGGCTTTCCGCTAACCCAGCACTTGGTACCTCCAATGAAGTCTGCCTTGACAAAGAGTTTCCCCTTTCACCCGAGTTGGTAATGATCTGTGTTCGGATTTTCCCTGGCCCATCTAGAGAATTGATGTTGGGTTTCTCCATGTAGTTGGTGCTGAAACTCTGGCTCCTCGCTTTGGCGCCATTCATCCCCAAGGCTGGCTTAAGATGAGCTTTGGTAGTAACAGATATGGATCTAGAGAAAAGCTGACTACTCCTTTTCCCTTTATCGCaaacctcttcctcctctggcaACACAGCAGGATGCACTTCGTCTTCCGGTAACCTACACTGGACTTCACCTTTCGCCTCTGTAACAGACATCTTGGGTGGTGAATCAATACTGTACACTGGCTGCAAGCTGTCACACTGGGTAGAAGCATTCGAAGTCACAGTCTCCTTAGAGACTGAGTTGATATGATCTTTCTCTTGCTTGCCTGGTATAGAGGGACTATTTTTATGGCTAGGGGGagattttaaaaatgctttaaaaccCATTGGGATGCGAGTCTTTGAGGCTTTTTCTGCAGAGTTGGGGGAAGTTAGGACTGAGCTGGGTGGGCTGACAACAGCTTTGCCATTTTGGGGTTCTGTTTTACCTTGAGGTGTGCCCTGAAACGATAAAGGTAAACTAATAGAAGTCTTCTGTACTGTCTGATGGACAATATCATGGGTTGATCCTCTTTTACTTGCAAACGAGTTTTGAAGTGAGGACCCTCTGAGGGCACTGTAGGGAGGAGGGACATTCTTTGAGCTTTTAGGTGCATTTTCAGTTTCTGGAGCACACCCTGAGTTTGCAGAAGGGAGGTAGTCTTTCGTGGTCATCCTCTTTGAAGTGCCTTTAGTAGTTGTCTGAGTCGTGGCGGGGGACTTTTGAAGGTGCTGACTGGTTTTCTCGACCAGTTTCTGAGGTGCAAGTGCAGTCCCATAGCCTGCATCCAAGTCTAAACAGTCTTTATCCTTGATGGGTAGCGTAGTTTGCATATTTGGTACGAGTGAGGTGTGGTAACTTGGGGGAGGGCCCCTCACAGTGGTTGGTGTGGAGTTTTGAGCCACCCATGTTTTATGTGCTTGAGGCGACCCTTCATAATTTGGTCTGATCAGTAAGGAGGTGGTGCGGcctgggggaggaggaggagaaggggaccTGAGTTTATTTTTGCTGGTTTCACAGTGTTTGTCTCTAGTTGGCTGTTCACCATTGTCAGCATACTCCAGGTGCCTCCTTGAGAGGTGTGGGGAACCGGAGGAGGAGCTCTTACTCAATTCGGCCCTGCTAGTTAGCTTGGAGTTCACTGCCTTTGGGCTCTGTGAGCAGGTTCCTGGTGTTTTGATGAACCTTGACAATTTAActgcaggagaggagggggattTCTCCTGAGCAGAGGGTCCTGAGATACCACTGTTACTTGGTTCAGTGGAAGAGCCCTTAGAAAATCTCAGTGGTGATCCTAAAGGTTTGTTTCGACCGGGTATCTTCGAACCACTGGACTTCGACGCTACAGAATCGTTCATGGGAGGGATGGAGTGGTCTTTATTAGGTCGGCTGCTTGGTGGTTTGATTAGTTTCCTTTGTGGAGTCAGCTGCATTGACAGCCTCTCTGCACTGCCCTCAATGCTATTGCTTGTCTTGCTAGACCTAATTTGATATTCAGATGGCTTCTCTGGAGATTCAAGAACAGTGTAGTTTCTTGCATTTGCTGATTTTTGCCTCGTCGGCCTCTCGCGAGGCACTAGTTCTGCGTAATCGGCAATTACCTTGTTACTTTGAATGTCATTTCGAGACCCAGCACATGCAGTGAACTTCTGAGCACAAAGTTCAATAGGCTCTCCTTCTGCATCAAATATTGCCAAAATGCTCTCCTCAGACTGAGTACACTTTGCCGCCTTGGGCTCCTTAATTAGGCTGAAAGGCCTGGGCCTCCCGTCTGCAGACTGGGTGCGTCCCTGCTCTCTCCGCAAGCACTGTTGTGCAAGCAGCTTGGCAGCATCTCGTGACACCCTCTTGGAGTCCCTCTCTGCTTGATCTGGTGGCTGGCGGAAGGACATTCGGATGTCACTAGACTCAGAGTTGAGTTCCTCCGGATCATCCACGTCAGAGAGGGGATTTGGGTCTGAAGGTGTGAAGTGCAGCAAGGATGGTCTAGTAAAAGCTGATTTCCGCCCTCCCTCAGGGAGAAAACTGTTAATGAAACTCAGGAGTTTCTCAGGACGCTCTTTTGAGTCACAGCCAGAAGGGTGTTTTGTAGCCAGTAGACCTGAGCTACCGTCTACTCCACCTCCATTGTCCTGTAACCCCTCCCAGCTACACAAACTGTCTGAAATACTGCGGGAGAGCCTCTTACAGTAAAACCAGCTGTCCTTTGTTGGGATGTCGTCTCCTCTACTGGAATGTGCCAATTCATCGTCGGCATCATCAGAGTCGTAGGAGAACTTCTTGCCCCCAACAGCTAAAGTTCTACCCACATGGGTAGGCTTGGACACCCCTTTACTGCCGCTCTTGATACCCAGGGAGTAGATGCCCTCGTTGGAGTTCATGCAGTCTTTGTCGGCGGACTTTGTGGAGACCttggaggaagcagaggagctcctgtgtttcctcctctggAGCTTTCTCAGTCCCTCTAGTATGTTGCTCTCTTTGCGCCTTGTGGGCGGCTGCTCTTCCGGAGGGTTGCAGATATTACTCGGAGCTGACGAACCCAAACTCAGCCTCTTCTCCCAGGTCAGAGATGACTACAGGGCAAAAAGAAAGAGCGGGTCAAGAAGTACTCCTACAGAAAATTGATTTATCAAGATGAAAAATAGCAAACAGGGATCTTCATGAGCTACTGTACTACTACAGCTACTGTGTCTATCATAGAGTGAGAGGGTTTACCATTTTCCCACAGGAGCGTCCATCATTCCAGGTGTAGGAGCCGCTGGAGAATTCACTGCATGCACTTGACAGCGACAACTCACTACTGCTACAGCTGCTGCGTGGGTATACAGGCGCTGGCACTGTCAGACTCAGCTGGCTCAGACACTTGGCCACGGGGAGACCTGCCTTTCCATTCAACTGAACCTCCTATGAGATAGAGAGACATGACATTTTACTCCAAATGAACTTGTAGCATCATTTAGTCTAAATGTGAGAGTATTTGATGTGCAAGTTGTCAGGTAGTGATGCGTGTCTAATTGCTAtcttgctgtttattttgtgaTGAGAGATATTTAACAAAGACTTGACAGACCAATCAAagtttcttaaaatgttaagGCAATGCACTTTTCAAACTCAATTCAAAAATATCAATCACATTTCCATGTGCAGTCACCATAGCAGAGCAGATGTTTCTCCAATCTTACTGCAGAGGATTTGACTAGGCagataaagtattttattcttGTAGGCCAGACAAGAAATAAGATATTTCACTGATCTGAAATTAGTTTCACTTGTGTGTATCACGTAATGCAACCTATTTAAAGAGATGTGATACTTTTGCACATTAATTTAACAAGatgatttatgattaaattattattatttcattttctccctcCACTTCCGCTCTCAAAGATACACATTAGAGTTGATCAGATTGCATTCTCAGAGGGGTAAAAGGGTAAAATAACTCATTTTCGGGCCTTAATGCATAATACATAAGATGACTAATGTACCACAGTGTCCTATGGAGTCATTTTTACTGATGGCGAGTCAATCGATGGTTTTCTGGTAATATGACAAGGATTTATTCCTCTTAGTGCCAAGTGATACTGCCAGCTCTTCCTgctgagagcagaggaggggtCACGGCTTCAGCTAGTTAGGTCtgtattttaatatctttaatgaTTTCTTGAAGGGGTTTGCGGTTATGCTACCTGGATGATTCATATGTCTGAACAAAAAATAAGCAATTGCCTCCCGCATGTTTCCCATTAAGCTTACACTGAAGGGAGAGTCTGTATTCCTGGAAAGTAAGAAGGCCTTGCTTCTCTCTGGCTCCAGAAGCAAATCTGCCGCAGATAGATCCATGATCCGAGAGTGAAGTTTCTGAAAGGCAAAAGGAAGGACACACCGGATTGAATTCTCGCTGCAGGGATTTCAAGAAATTGAAATGACACAACAGCAGAATGGTAGGGGGATTTTATTTCATCAACACTATGCTAAGCACATACTCTTCTTTTGCCACCTCATCAATatactgtttgtttaaaaaaaaaaatcatcaaatgtaaTACCTGAAACATCATAACATTCAAGTTTTATttgtcaataaaaatgaaatgaaaaataaataattgattttcttAACATCTCAAAAGGCTGTACAGTGTGTTGAGGCAGAGCAACATTTTGCCGGCCCATCAGATTCCCTCCACTGGTGCCACGCAGAGCCCTGATTCATACGCTCAAAGTCATTAATGTCATCGgccggagaaaaaaaaaaatgatgtgaaaagGAAATAATTGCATCAGGGAGTAAgggattccttttttttttttttttttttttttttttttttttttttttattcatacgCTAGTCCGCAGTCTCTTCTGTTATTTAACTCTTCAGCTTAAGAGGGAAGGACACAAAAACCAAATACATCTCCACGTATTAATCTCAGAACTTAATTACACTGGGTTCCCTGTGCTCAAATTGACTTAAACTGGAAATATGCCGGAACAAAACACTTGATCTTTTGCTGCATTTCCTGCCAAGGGTAAAACTAATGCTCACTGCGggagtatatgtatatacacgtttgtgtgtttctgagctCTGATGGATTCCAGTCTTAGTTTTtagcattaaaatgaaatgcatttctcACGCTGCGTACCTGCAGCagaacaaaatatatatcaagAAAATTGCATGTtataaaagtgaaagtcaccttcTGCAAATGGAGACTGAGCTTTGAAAACAAACTACACACGTTTTCCATCAATGCCATAgccattttaaaatacaaactggTAGATCCATCTTCAGTTTTATTGCATTCCATAAAACTCTTTGCTGACAGTTTGTATTGactttttctctgttgtgaAAGACATCCTCTGAACATTTTGTtcggaaaaaaagaaagaaaactgctCTTAATGACACCAAAACTTTACTGTTTCTTTTGTCTCTGAAGACCAAACAACCAGCATCACTTTGCCTGTAGCCAAAAACACAACCAACCTACGTTTTTCTCTTCAACTTTCAGCAAAACATCCAAATGAAAAAGCTTCTTCAGTGTGAGCTGTTAATAAGACTTTTCACCTTCAGTGACGAAGTGGTAATGGTGCCATGGAAACAGATCGATGCCCGCACTTAGTGCTTTTTCTGCACAGAGATAAGTATTCCTTAGTATTTGTAGGATTAATAAAACATAGAGCTCTGTTTGCTCTTCAAAACCTGGTTTGATTTAGTTCAAAGTAGTTAAAAGCAACTGTAGAAGATTTATTAGTTGTGCCTTTTCCAGGTCAGAATAGGGCtgtcaacatttatttgaccTTGAATAAATTACTGCACCAAGTGTTTATTCTATTCACTGTAGCTTCCTCAGCATTATTCTTTCAAAACTAAACATTGCATTGAGCTGTGCCGTTTTAGTTTTTCTTCGAGTTTGGACCCAAGGCTTCagatgtttttctcatccttaGTTTTAAACTCATGAAATTGAAATTTGTGCAGCTCTGGTGCCGCATCGCCGGGCCTCCCTGCTGTCCACACGGGCATGGGAGTGGCTGAGGTGTCACGGGAGGCTCTGATCTTATCTCAGGGTGCTCGGTTTCACCTCCTCAGCATCCTCATCAAGGATTCAGTCAATAATGTCACAGGGTCGCAGCGGGAGATAGTGGAAGGAAACGGTAGATGACAAGGCTGTGTGCACATCTTGAACTTTCGGAGGTTCAAGGCCAAGATGAAAGTCATGAATTAATGCTCGCAAGACTGTTATATATCATGCAAACCTGGCCTTTTAATAACTATTAGTAACGTCCATTAGTCGCAAAGTCTATGGAGAAGTTTTATGTGTCATGATGAAAATTCAAGAGGCTTCCtgcttttgttctttgttgtttttgccttGACAGTGGTCGTATTTCAACATAATGAAGAGCAGCTCAGAATAGCAGCAATAAGCAGCTTCCAAACACATACATCAGTATTGGCAGCCGCTGTCAAAAACTCTTTGGTTGACTGCATCACGCCCACACATACACTCACCAGCAGGGTCGACAAGCAGtcagaaaacaagaagaaagacgCCCACCTGTGTGACCCAATCTATATGTCTGACTCATCACAAAGGCTTTTCGTAAAGCTCTGGCTACTCACAGCCCATTAAACTACAGCAGAATATGAGACAGCTCCGGGCTGAGCTGTAATATGACAAGCAATATTTATCACAAGACTAGGGTGAGATATctattgaaaaatatctaaaggCTCTATCTGCGAATTTGATTATAGAAATGACGACTGTTCTTAAAAAGTGGCataatttgtttgaatttttaacttttttcttgcACAGAAACGTTTGACTATACAAACTGCAAAATTGCAGGGGAAATAATGAGGTCATGGCGTTCATGCGGTGTCCTTTGGGGCCCTGAGGTACGTTAGGAAACACTGAGTATTTGTCCCAGTAATGGGCGACTCAGTTGCCACTTGCCTGTCGCGTTTGAGAGGCAGCATAAGTGGAATGGGACTTGCACACCAGTTATTTTCCCTCGgctcacaaagacagaaaacaacgatcattgttattttcaaaagtgaatgtcagatttttctccctgaaatgaaaacatggcaTTTTCTGGAATCAAACCAATTCAGCTGAAGGCGGCAAAAGGTGCACAGCTGGTGTAGCTCCCATTAAAAGCATTTTGGTTCGTTATCAGAGAAACTCAAGCTGCCCTCAGGGAACTAGAGAATGTTTAATTACTGATAAGCAAAAAGGTCCAGAGCTAGATGGGAAACAGTACACTCATATGGGTGATTAAGGCTccaggagagagaagaaatgaaactcaccctgttttttttttttaatttttattagaAATTGTGCTAGGATTGTTTAGTATGTGGGCgggaaaatgtaataaagcaaGTGTGTAGGTTTGGTTTCATAACATGATAATggtgcaatattttttttttttacttataattCACATATTCTTCTTACTCATTACATTTAGAACTTTAAAGAATAATTCGGAGAAAGTTGGAGACAGCATTcagttagcgtagcttagcataaagactggaaagaaggtgaagaaaggtaataaacacattacatttaatcaatcaatccttttttatgcttttcatgctgaataatttattttcatttagcgaaaagacattaaagaggtattgatcttctcacaatatgtgatttttcttttttatatatatatttggtggTTTTACAGTATGTGCTATTAGTTGACAGATGAATGGATAAAACAAGGAGTATTCTGAATTACATACTGTATGAGTTCCAGTGCCCTGTGATAAATATAGATGTTTTTAACAGCTCTCCCACACATGACTGGAGAGCTCATAACAGGCCCACAGAACATCCGGAGCAGCATGTTCACGTTATAATTAATTCTAacgtcattgttattgttaagtAATGAGCAGGCGGGGAAAATTACTTTCCTCTGGGAAAACCTACACGTTTAAAAGCTGCAGCGTCACCGTGATGATCTTCAGAAATGTGGACACACAAAGTTCAAGTCAACGCCAGATCGACGGATATATCATCTCGAAAAACACATTACACAGCCTTAATTCTGGTCCGCAGCTAGATTGCACCTCATGGTCCACCTCTCGGTCcccacagtgatgtcatcaataTCCCTCCTCAAGCCTTTTATATTGCAGTTTCCCTTGACAATGTTCCTGCCTGTCCAATAATGGTGGTGGAAATAGCTGGAACTGAAGAGAGCCATATTatttctatttcctttttttactcaAGGTATCAGCCATTTCTGTCCCTCTTTATTTTGCCCTTAGTTTTTCACTTCATCCTCTTCCCCGTCTCGGCTCTCTACTATCTCATCTCTCTCCATTTTCACCCTCCTGTCCTTCCCTTCTTATCTACCCTTGCTTGCTCTcttttcatcctctcctctttctctcttctgctctctctctctctctcgtctggACCGACTGACAgctccttttccctctcctctcttttggCAGCTTGctattttttatattgacaGCGAGGAACCCTGGAATTTACACAATTATGTGAAACCCTACTTTCCAAACTGACCTTATTGCCCTGGGATGCTGTATCACAATAGATGGGGAAAGCTTATGGTGGCAGGTTCGTCTGTCTCATAATTACACCTTGAAAATCTAGCTGGAGTGCACACACAGGCATTTTTCACTAAAGTGGTGATTTCCAAGGGACCAATGAGATGAACTGAGGCAATTTCCAGTCAATCCAAATAAGAGAATGTGGGGTTTGTGGAGAATATAAACAGTGGTTGTTGTGTGATGCTTGCAGAACAGAGACTCGATTGTTGCTGGTTcagatctttgttttttttgtcagatgtgAAGGAGACAAGTCGTCCCTTTATGTAGCAGATAATACTTCTAGTGCTGAAAACGTTTCTCAGAGTCTGACCTGCACTGGAGGcataaaactgcattttttattCTGATTTGGGGGTTTGTATAAATTGATGTGGGCACCAGGGAGGACACTGACTTTTTGTCAGTTTAAAGTTTGCCTTTGTAGAAGCTCTTCTAAATAGTTCAGGAGTTTAATGTATGTCCCGCTACACTATTGAGTCCTTAGTGAAACCATGAAAATAAGaacattaaaactgaaatgtgcaaCCCTCGGATTGATACCCCCATGCAcgataaacaaaccaaaacaactacaaggGATCTGTGCTTTAAGGCCTGTTTCTTCCTTTatctttgctttaaaaaaaacaaaaacataataaagaaaCTGCTTCTGATGAGTATTCAGTGTTGTTTGCAGCCTCCGTCTCCAGCTGAGACCCCAGAGTATTTTGATAACAacccaaatgaaaaacaactttcaaTGCATGGGAATAAGAGCTCATGCTTGTTTACTGGAGAAGCTGCTTTATGCTAATCCA
This window encodes:
- the LOC129111485 gene encoding nck-associated protein 5-like, which gives rise to MFSAAIKGNSTSSGCLPNQNTSESLGTGELAADLLSGEDPADGEASQVCVSPRGRGTMDRHLERREHLKRLSLDSVRPEYMDANKCIDELLKQLDEERRNVRREKLAVARLQREVARSKSEGTMREKLIHELEEERRLRLESEKRLREVTEESELGQAQMVSLQQQFSRMEETVRSLLQNQGVVEQTAVDTVDIMKAYRDKLSEEVRKQYDGLGENGSSPSTRTEPEPLNADPDASEAEEDKEKTKPLLDRLKALEDKNSTLAMENESQREQYERCLDEVANQVVQALLTQKDLREECLKLRTRVFDLEQQNRALGVLFQQRIKPASDLLLQKLHSRIMDLSAADLLLEPERSKAFLLSRNTDSPFSEVQLNGKAGLPVAKCLSQLSLTVPAPVYPRSSCSSSELSLSSACSEFSSGSYTWNDGRSCGKMSSLTWEKRLSLGSSAPSNICNPPEEQPPTRRKESNILEGLRKLQRRKHRSSSASSKVSTKSADKDCMNSNEGIYSLGIKSGSKGVSKPTHVGRTLAVGGKKFSYDSDDADDELAHSSRGDDIPTKDSWFYCKRLSRSISDSLCSWEGLQDNGGGVDGSSGLLATKHPSGCDSKERPEKLLSFINSFLPEGGRKSAFTRPSLLHFTPSDPNPLSDVDDPEELNSESSDIRMSFRQPPDQAERDSKRVSRDAAKLLAQQCLRREQGRTQSADGRPRPFSLIKEPKAAKCTQSEESILAIFDAEGEPIELCAQKFTACAGSRNDIQSNKVIADYAELVPRERPTRQKSANARNYTVLESPEKPSEYQIRSSKTSNSIEGSAERLSMQLTPQRKLIKPPSSRPNKDHSIPPMNDSVASKSSGSKIPGRNKPLGSPLRFSKGSSTEPSNSGISGPSAQEKSPSSPAVKLSRFIKTPGTCSQSPKAVNSKLTSRAELSKSSSSGSPHLSRRHLEYADNGEQPTRDKHCETSKNKLRSPSPPPPPGRTTSLLIRPNYEGSPQAHKTWVAQNSTPTTVRGPPPSYHTSLVPNMQTTLPIKDKDCLDLDAGYGTALAPQKLVEKTSQHLQKSPATTQTTTKGTSKRMTTKDYLPSANSGCAPETENAPKSSKNVPPPYSALRGSSLQNSFASKRGSTHDIVHQTVQKTSISLPLSFQGTPQGKTEPQNGKAVVSPPSSVLTSPNSAEKASKTRIPMGFKAFLKSPPSHKNSPSIPGKQEKDHINSVSKETVTSNASTQCDSLQPVYSIDSPPKMSVTEAKGEVQCRLPEDEVHPAVLPEEEEVCDKGKRSSQLFSRSISVTTKAHLKPALGMNGAKARSQSFSTNYMEKPNINSLDGPGKIRTQIITNSGERGNSLSRQTSLEVPSAGLAESPIHSPRSRLSHYGGMTGSNSHNGLLERTSKSGSKDLKGEAITSPQKEARSLPISDRIGLNNIRKPAKVASHPQFHPPSSCVYRSENPAQETGGLETTTNEPDFSREVKTQADSSDTEEQKISPTVCTIEEKVMMGIEENLQKFQEQEKVAATETKQKTGPSLANWFGLRKSKLPALSGKKADPPKGKEEKKESKIGSVLGGKQMKSDKKKDKKKNDNQQRDSQEVQNLSEMNNKLSSIMDHCNNQMGQIASQIQCTTAFIGKDQFVKELLGRSAVKGNCVAASPPGISTPKKHSEMQGDMEICPDTATLLLTQKINLRAENEEGRIPDTACQDHMIGSGCQMRTLDSGIGTFPLPDSVTRASGRHIPKSESSPDGVTAGSSDLDREPLSSHPDPSQPDVKVPSLPKTRPHAPTSMGHSLSDPNVTCSDNAQDSQSHLPKLAASDAIKTKRLSLCALRSNISTEDKETETERKMKDQDHDMPAERALQVCTYSGSSSDTETEPERTGSSPQRTLINRSKKSDSVEQNEETLKRSSVEKPLSIMDYYQHDVYSHLENDSRRISQYNLLHKESSLDCKAGDRLSKEIPMEKAPVSAQSSSLDFSLESLNKLNDSSSSSGSLYPDTSRGDCHADAGKSVEDCCKVDEPSSSSFSSKPGADPVGSLSDSLYDSFSSCTSQGSNEV